Genomic segment of Tiliqua scincoides isolate rTilSci1 chromosome 1, rTilSci1.hap2, whole genome shotgun sequence:
ggccagaccaggaaggaatccagctggaatggagttctatgaaagattcTATTGAACTAAGAACTATTctattgcaaaaatccctatgggggtttagaaaagcctgcctatgtcaattgccttgaattaaagtcagaggagaaatctgatgaccaagaaaggtgatacataaatacctatattatttattataattactAGCACCATGGTCCTAATCACCCTCTCCCCATGAATCCTGTTTTAAAGGGTGGAATTGTCTTGTCTAGTTTGCACTTCACTTTCTTTCAAGATCTCACCTCTTAATTTTACCCCCAACAATCTGACTTCCATGGGCAACTCTACAATCTGACTTTATGGAATATATCCTATATTccttcttttatatatatatatatatatatatatatatatatatatatatatatatatatatatatagtacagtATATTCTATGTTCCATTATATCTATGAAATAAGTTGAAAATAGAGAAACTGGTGAACACAGATGTTCAGGAAAATGAGTATACTGAACGTGAGGAGGCCCTGGGACCATACGCTTTCCCCAGTATTTCATATGACATTGAAATGGGTTAAACATACACATTTCTACATGTGtatgtttgatagaataaaatCAAAATTGTCTTCCTATACCCTTCAACACTGGGGGCAGGAAGATTATGCATATGCCCTGTATACACAGATACCCAGTTTAGATCAGGCTAGGTATCTGAATAGGTAGGCTGAACTGCATGATTTACTCCATTTCTTCCTAGAATCCTTGTGATCCACCTGCAAAGCAAGTGTGCACCTGGAGTGCACACCCTGGATCAATAAATGTGTACTTTGACTTAAGAACATGCAAAGGGACTTGCTGGATTTGACCAAGTTTCTCATCCAGGATTCTTTTAGAGAATCCCAGCAATCAGGAGGAAATGGATGGTCCACCACAAATTCACCAGTGGTTTACCAGTGAATCACAGTCTACAGCCCATCCCTTGCTTAGATTGTCCTTGGAAAACATCAGGGCAGAATAAGCATGTTGTCCCATACCCATAGTGATACTCAGGTTGCTGAACATCTGTATAGGCCCTAGAAACATACCTACATCCAGGGAAATGCAGATGCTGAACATTTGCATAGGTCCAGAGACATACAGACCTCTGGCTTATCCTTTTAcccacacacgcacgcacacacgcagaCATAAATAAAATCCCAAAATAAATTGGGTCTTCTTTTTTTGTGCAGATTGTGAAAGAACAGAGATTATTTTCACTTTTACATGATTGGTTTGAAATATGACTGACCAACATTGACGGGCCCATTCAAGTATATAAACAGAAAAAGCTCATCTAATCAACATCTGGGCTATTCTTCCATACTAGATAATAAAAGCAATTCAAGTGGTAATGCTTTATTAAGTTAACATCAAGGTGTTGGATCCCTGAAAATCCCCCCTGGCATTCTACCCTAAACAGTACTACTACAACCACCTAATTGGACCAAACTGTGAATTTTAGCTTACCTATTACTATGAATAATTTGGGCAATATTTCAGAATACCATGTTGCGGGGgacagtgattttaaaaaaagtacagGTAATGAACAAACTTTTTTTGTTCATGTTCAtgttgagtcccttcggggaaaaaggcggggtaaaaataaagttattattattattattttttccccaagggTCTGATAAAATAACATTTAGAAAAATGccgcaattaaaaaaaaatcctattacATGGTATGATCAAGATGAATTTAAATTCAGAAATAGCACACAGTCCAGAGCCACCAGAGTCCAGAAAATCAATGGGAAATGTGCTACTGTTCCCTTGCACTTCTTCATTCTGTCTTCTTTAACCTCATGCCTATTCTCCTAGGGCAGCAAACTAGGCAGCAACTTTCAGTGTTGTAGTGAGATGAGGACAATCAGGTATAATCCTCGCAGGGGTACCCCCTGCTCATTAAAAGAGGCTAATCATGCAAACTACATAATCTTGTGGCAATCCCTGTCAACTTCCTGGGCTGCAAGAAAACTAATTACAGCCTGGACTTCCCACATCTGGCCTGTGGACAGCTGGTAGCCCTGGATCCATGGTGACAAATGGCCCTTTTTAATACTACATCCCCGAACTTGAGGGAGCAAGTGAAATTCTTCAAAACCCATGAGGCCTCCATACACAGATGGGCTCCATATAGGTTTGCACAATGGGATTGAGACATGGGCTGTTGTTCCTTTCCTTCTTCGGAAGTGGACttgcactggttggcaaccttcagtctcgaaagactatggtagaagcctacagcacccagtattcccaggcggtctcccatccaagtactaaccaggcctgaccttgcttagcttccgagatcagacaagatcgggagatagtgttcaacTTCAAGATGCTGCACTAGCTGGTGGGAGGAAAAGCTCAAGCACACTGCTCTCATGCTCTGTTACTTGGTGTTCTCAAGCTCAGGATGGATGGCCACCTGTCGGGGACGCTGGaccagttgcctgcactgagcaggggctggactagatgacttccagGATCCCTTCGCTGCTACAATTCTGTTATTGGACTGTATGCTTCTTAGGTCATACCATGTAATTCAAATACCATAAAAAAAATTGGCTGACTTTGCAAAAAAGTGAAATTAACAGCCACTGGCACACAAATGTTTGTTTGCCACCCCTTCCTATCGGCACATATGGCTTTTTAAAGAGACTACAACACAGCCGTGTAcagtgaacattttttaaaagtttaatctAGCTCTTCTCTAGCTGCATGTTTAAATACTTAAATGCTGACTGGCACAGAGGATGCAGAGCTAGCTCTAGACTCCCTATTCTTAGCACTGGGCATGGCGATGGTGCAGCAAGAGACCCCTACAGTGGCTTCAGGCAACTCATCCTCCTCGGTCCATTCATTCAGATCAGGGTTGTAGCACTGGATGCATTTTTTGTATTTCTTCTCTATTTCATTCCAGCCTCCCACCAAGCAAATTTTTCCATTCAGGATGGAGGCACCAGCAGTGCTCACACCCGTCGGAAGAGGGGCAGCATAATTCCACTGACCGGGGTAAGGACTGTAACACTCAACAGGAAGGACATCCACTCTTTCACCACGGCCTCCCAGTTGGGACCCCCCCATGACATAGACCTTTTCGCCCAGAGAAATGGCACAGTGCCATCCCCGTGGAGTGCTGAGGCTGGGCTTGTCTTGCCAGTTGTCAGTAGCAGGATCATACATGCAAACGGTGCGGGAATAAGCATTATTTATGTACCCTCCAGTGACCAGGATCCTACCATCAATGACTGCGCTAGCATGGCAGCACCTTGCTACCTCCAGCGGGGACTTCATTTGCCATTGATTAATTGCAGGGACATAACATTCAACTGAAGAGAGGCACCCCTCAGAGTTGCGGCCACCGATGGCAAAAAGAAGACCATTGAACACATTCAGACTGAAATGGGTGCGTCTTTGATTCATGTTTGCCAGATGAATCCATGTGTTGAAGCGAGGATCGTATCTGAAAGAATTAAAAGGGGAAGGAAAGTATTACTGATGCTATCCAAGTGCTAGTTTCCATTACAGGGATCATATTGCTCATACGCCACTCTGCGCTGGTTGCTTCCCTTGAAATCAACAGCTCCCAAATGTTGTCATTGTGGTCCTTCTTAGATGCCAAATTAGATGTGTACCCATGATTGTATCTTCTATGATCACACCTTcggcttttttctttcttgtggGGGGAGGCAATCAGATTGGGTGCCATGGCTCTTGGAGGAGTAGTTTTTAACTCATTTGCTCCAGGACTGAAAAGCACGCAGGTACATGTATGTTTTCTCCTGCAGGGCAAGTAACAACTTTgggagatttgaactgggaaaatTGTATGGCGCTAAGGAttaaatccccctccccagctctatCACGCCAATCTGGTTTGGTCCCCCATGGCTGCCTTGACCTATAGAAAGATGCATGCAATATACAAGCACAAGTGTCCCAATGCCATGTCCAGTTGTAATGGATTGTACCACTCCAAGTAAAACTATGGCTGATATCTTCGCAAGTTTGCACCACGAAGGAGAGAGGCCATCACTCAGTGGTACAAAGTCCcaaattcagtccctggcatccgGAGTCAGTCCCAGCTGGATTTGGAAAAGACTGCCTGCAACCCTGGAgacccactgccagtcagtgtcttacagggttgttgtaaacaTCATGATAATACATATGAAGgactttgcacattcagaaagcgCTATACAAATGCTGAGTATTATTATGAATGCTTAAACAAAATGTATGGTAAATACACACACAAGTACACACACAAGATCTTCTCCCCAAACACATATCTCAATTTCTATCATGGGCAACCTTTAgaaatgtgcttttaaaaaaattatatattctGGCTTCTTGGAATTAtaattaatactaataataccaattaccaacaacagcaacaacaatacATATGTTGGCTTCTTGGATATTTTGTTACACCTCTGTGTAACATGTAATGCAGTCTGAATCATACCAGTGTAGGAGGAAGCATATCTGTTGGCTTTGGTGGGATAAGGATTTCAATCATGGCATTTAAGAGCTCATTCTTGCAGTTATTATGGTTAAAATCAATTTTCTCACCAATGTAAACAATGCTAGCTTCCTGAATCATATCTGCAACATCTTGATTGCAGTCTGAAGAAAATCTATAGCAGCTATAATATGCAGGATCTCAGTGAAGCTAAAATCATATGATACTAACACTAAGCCAAAAATGTTAGCTCCTTAGGACTTTAATATGAAAACCTTCCATACAATCACCAGCCAGTAATATTTGCTGGAGGGATtagaatcttagggcccaatcctatccaatattctagAACTGCAACTGcaaggcagccctgaggtaaaggaacaaatgtttccctaccttttttttttttaatttttaattgagtaaagatatgggtacaggaacgAGATGTACATGGGTTGAAGGTAGTACAAAGGGAAAACACATTGGGAGTTCACCGAACTGTAGTTATTAGCATTTTAAATCATCATCAAAAAACCCACTTTCCTCCTTTCtatgtttccctaccttgaggaggcctccatgagtgtccacagcacatgccccgttggcacgactgcatcagtgctggaaagctggatagcattgggcccttaattaactGTTCCCCTTGTGTGTGATCTTGATATAGGAAGTAAGAGAAGATGTATATTCAATAGAATGTGAGAGCTATGTGGAATCTAGCCATCAACTCCAGTAATCTCTGAATcagtttatctggtgtgctccttggggcatttggtgggccgctgtgagatacaggaagctggactagatgggcctatggcctgatccagtggggctgttcttatgttcttatgttcagtttcaAAAGATGGCTAGGCAAATTCAAACACGGTGAAGAGTTTGGCTTGCATGAGTCTATTACTGGGCAACCAAAAAGCAGCTGGAAacttaacaaaaataaataatatcatTGATGACTAGACTGGGCAGAAAGATTTCTAGGAAGGCGATAACCttcagttgtgggggggggggaggagagagaagaaaattTGTAGCAATCTAAATTTAGAAGTGGTATGAGAAATAGCTATGAGTTCAGGTGAACTGGAAGCAGACTGGGTATGTGTGAGGGTTCCACACTGTTTCTTTGGAATTCAAAGATAAGGCAGATTAGAGTTTTTCCTGCTTGTCTATAAAAGACAGCTTCTATTGTGCTTCTTCttatacatttgtaaataaaacagATATTAAAAAGACATCATAAAACTCCAATGCTTCCTCACCACTGCCCCTGGAATCCTCACTACTCAGAGAAATGGGGAGCACTCAACAATATGCAATTTTGGTAGAAGGAGAGATATTGGTACAGATTGTCTTGTGTTCTGATCAAATCCTACACGCTCCATTAGGAGAGATTGCCCTGCTACAGGTTTTCACAGCAGTATTCAGCCTTGCTGTCTATATGGTGTTGTTGTTAGTACCTAGATGTCCACGTGGTGTCATTATCtgttataataatattataatctATAATAATATTATCTATTATTACATGTGGACTCTGCAAAGGAAGATGAGTCACTGGGAGTTAAAACCTATGGAGCAAACTCAGAATTAATTTTTCTGGTATAGTGGGCCCTTATTATCTGTTCCTGGAACACCCATGGATATGGAAAACCATGGGTTGTGAAAGCTGTTGTTTTTGGGACCCACCCTCTCAACCTAGCTGGAGCTGGGCTCATGTCAGATCCAAATgatttctgaagcccacagaggccaggtACAACCACCCACAGTCGCTGTAGGTCTCAGAAtgcccagaaagggggggggaaggcaggaaacagctatttatgtattttatttatttgcaggatttttatcctgcctttctcctacaCTGAAGGGGATTCAAGGTGGCTAttttaaaaccagaaatgacattttcattgccttaaaaggcattgtgactttttttggcctaaacagccattccGAACCCCTCAGAGTCCACAGGTGGATGCGCACAGCctcttcagaagagcctccagtggtgacgggagcacagcttccctcacctccagagggtgtgggggggcgtggggggaCCCTTGCATTCGTGGTTAAGTGAAAACGCAGATATGGTATCtatggatactgggggctccctgtacatccatacacacatacacacacccttccGCTCCCATTTGATTCCATAACAAATTTATTCCTTGAATAGCCTCTCCTTATCCACTTCTCTCCAGAGCTATTTTAGGCAGCACCGATAATGTCTCCCTCACTTGTGCACTGAGTGAGTGGGGAAGATATTTGTAGAAGGAGAGCAATTGCACGCATATGTGTTTATATTAGAAAGTAAGAACCAGTTTTCATGTCCTGACTGACATGGGAGGATGGGAATGaagacaggaagctgccttatggagAGTCAGATTATAGGCTGTCTGTCTAATTCAGACTATCAGTGGCTCTTGGAGATCACCAGTACATAGGCAGCACTACTGAAACTTTCCctccatgccaatgcagcagggccagtgcagcttgggctgtatccagcaggggaatTTAGtagcctggaggtctccttgaggtaaggagatatttgtcaCCTTGCCCTGGGCATGCCTCATTCACAGTAATGGGTCTacccagacctgcacctgctaaatcaccagagcaagtctgagtggacccatgttggtggatccggcctgagaaggggaataggatatggcacatgccAATGCCTCGGATCCtgcccactcccaggcctgatccactccaTCACTGACTCtgacattttttttaaggcagtggttctcaaactacgGGTCTGTGCCTCACCAGTGGATTCTGATCACATTTTTggtaggtcatgaaactgacaattggactaaaccagtggttctcacacatttagcaccaggacccactttttagaatgagaatttgtcaggaccagaagtgatatattcaagcaggacaatttgtaacaatcctaggctgtaatcctacccgcacttacccaggagtaagccccatttactgtcattgttaaaagcacatatatattagcctgtcaaaagtacagagctgctacattttcccaaatgcagtcacatcccatagcagcatcaagtctaatttattaaaaataaaatattgaaatgaatggggacccatctgacattggcttgcgactcacctagtgggtccttgagaaacactggactagactaGACAAGACTGGACAATCAggttagactatgtgcatcaaaaAATCAGCTATTTGGCTGGGGAGCACTATGGCCAAATAACTTTTGtagccactgaggcttgagtggttggtaaagctttttttcaggtgggtcccaatgttaaaaagtttgggaaccactgccttaaagcatCAACAACTCTTGAACTCAGAAACATGCTAGTCCTGTATAACATATATGTTATCCAAGACATTGCTAATTTAACTTTGCCGGAAAGTTCATTTTattctttgttctttttcttttctttttttaaattgcatactTGCAAGAATCCCCTTTTTGCACAATTTGAATGATATTTATCTATTCTAGGCATTTAGGTAAAACACCTAATACTCTTcttagggcaccatcctaaccaaccttctagcaccgaggtaagggcaatgtaactccaagggaagggatgaaacattgccttaccttgaggaggcctccgtgactgcccccccccccaaatcacaggatgcagcaaatgccacaCTGGTACAGTTATgccggtcctggaaagttggttaggactgtgtccttaAAAAGATTTTTCTTCCATTCTGTGTTCTGTCTGACTTGTTCAGTTGTgcagctctccctctcctccttcctctttttgGAGCTCTTCTGTCTGGAACGTACAGCCTCTCTGCCCCTATAAATAATCAGTTACCTGCAGAAATTGCTGACTGCATGCTTAGCCTGATTCCTGGCGTcgttctgatcttcaccacctgCCACGTAGAGGAATCCATCCATCAcagtgacacactggttgaaactTTTAGCAGGCATCTCAGTGAGCCTCTTCCATCCATTGTCAGGATCTCTGTATAAGATGTCTCTACTAAGGGATTTCTCTGTTAAAGCTGGGCGCCCTCCAACTGTAACCAAGACCCGTAATCCTCCACGAATCCTTGTTCTTCTAGACTGCAATGTGTTCTGGTGATAGGGGAGCAAGTGATAGTTCATGGCGTCCACTAGAAGTCTATGGCAATCTGCTTCTTGCATCATTCTTGGTACAGTTTGAACATAATTTACCAGGTCTTGTGCAGAGATGGTACCAAACCGAATATTGCTCAACAGGTCAGCAGCATATTTGGCTCTTTTTTGGTCAAAATCCAGCCACCTCATTGCAATCTGGAATGCA
This window contains:
- the KLHL31 gene encoding kelch-like protein 31; this encodes MAPKKKNVKKNKADINELTIIVEDGPLSKLNGLNGLLEGGNGFSCVSSEVSDALYSPNLLEGLCRMRLENFLCDLVIGTKTKSFDVHKVVMASCSDYFHNILKKDPSTQRVDLNDVSPLGLATVIAYAYTGKLTLSLYTIGSIISTAIYLQIHTLVKMCSDFLMQEVNVENCMYIANIAETYGLKNTMEVAQKFIRDNFIEFSESDQFLKLTFERINELLADDDLQLPSELVAFQIAMRWLDFDQKRAKYAADLLSNIRFGTISAQDLVNYVQTVPRMMQEADCHRLLVDAMNYHLLPYHQNTLQSRRTRIRGGLRVLVTVGGRPALTEKSLSRDILYRDPDNGWKRLTEMPAKSFNQCVTVMDGFLYVAGGEDQNDARNQAKHAVSNFCRYDPRFNTWIHLANMNQRRTHFSLNVFNGLLFAIGGRNSEGCLSSVECYVPAINQWQMKSPLEVARCCHASAVIDGRILVTGGYINNAYSRTVCMYDPATDNWQDKPSLSTPRGWHCAISLGEKVYVMGGSQLGGRGERVDVLPVECYSPYPGQWNYAAPLPTGVSTAGASILNGKICLVGGWNEIEKKYKKCIQCYNPDLNEWTEEDELPEATVGVSCCTIAMPSAKNRESRASSASSVPVSI